In one Thermodesulfovibrionales bacterium genomic region, the following are encoded:
- the nuoK gene encoding NADH-quinone oxidoreductase subunit NuoK: MVSVPMEHGLILAGLLFVIGLGGLIIRRNILFILMSVEVMLNAAGLAFVVAGSRWGQPDGQVMFIFILAVAAAEVSVGLALLLRFYHSLGTLDADAASKMRG; this comes from the coding sequence ATGGTTTCGGTGCCGATGGAACACGGACTCATCCTTGCCGGTCTTCTCTTCGTCATCGGACTCGGAGGTCTGATCATCAGGCGCAACATCCTCTTTATCCTTATGTCTGTTGAGGTCATGCTCAACGCCGCCGGATTGGCCTTTGTCGTTGCGGGTTCGCGGTGGGGACAGCCTGACGGTCAGGTGATGTTTATCTTCATCCTCGCCGTGGCTGCTGCCGAGGTTTCGGTGGGCCTCGCCCTTCTGCTCAGGTTCTATCACAGCCTCGGAACCTTAGATGCCGATGCTGCAAGTAAAATGAGGGGGTGA